The genomic stretch AATCGTGATTGTTCGCGAACCAGCAAACTTATCGAAAACAACATGGCGCTGAGTACGGGGAGCTTGACGGACTTGGAGaaggatattttcaaaaaaattagcaagAATGAGATTGCCGAGCTTAAATCATTGCTAGttgcaaacaaaaataagatTGACTTTGTGGATGAGAATGGTATGACGCCACTTCAGCATGCTTGCTATAAGGGAAACAAGGAAATTGTTCAGATGCTTCTAGATCAGGTAGGTTaggtatttattttctttttgcatGCCAGCATATTAGTTCGTATTTGCTCCTTTCTCTTTTATTCCTATAGCCGAGCCCCTCTAATGCTTAGTCTACCTATTAACTGTAAGTAATAGCAGGTCTGATTCAATTATTACATTCCATTACTTATTCAGTTTCTCTTTAGCAGATGTAATCCAGGGAAGCAGTAGACTGGGGAAactgaaaacatttttggctaTCAAAAGTCGGTACTTATAGAGTTCAGGAATTATGCTGATCTATGGAAAAACTTGTTTGTTCACTCAGTCATTGTCAGGCATTAATATTCCATAGTTATCaacaaattttgaacaatatgcttggttatttttttgaaaaaaaatttggaaatttaatttaaaacgACTACGCGATATCGGATTTGTATATACTAGATATCAAACATGTGTTTTACTTGATGGCAAGGAATTGGAAAAATCTCAATTTGTGGCTAAGGAGGAtcgtttattatatattttcagttGATTTGCCATTTTCCTATAATGTACACTTTAACTGAAGTATTAAATACTGTTCATTACTTTACCTTCAGGTCGTAATGCTGACTATGAAGCTTTAAATTCGCACACAGGCctgttataattataaaaataaacccttacaacaaaatgaaaactacTTTGGACCATGGTattgatatattttaataattgctCAATTATCATTCCAAAGTGCTTTTCAATAACTGCTTTTGTTGAGATATGATTTTTAACACGTTGAGCGCCATGTCAGCCATCGGTGGCTGACACTAGACTTTCCGTTTAGGCCGCGTCAGCCATCGGTGGCTGACACTAGACTTATCGGTGGCTGACAGCGGCGCGCGTGGCCTGAACGGGATTGTCTTAGAAATACGCGTGGCGCTCAACGTGTTAATGTACCATATGTATAATTTCACATTTGACTATgtagtaaaatgaaaatccgCAAGACACTGAATCTAGACATCCAAGGAGCCTAGGCCCCATGCATGAATTTAAGTGGATATTATGTTGTTGAGATGTTAAAGTTATTGTTAGTTCGAGCATCATGAATCATTTAATGTGTTTTATGAGATTATACTTTGTAACATTAAGTGGACAGATaccacagaaaaaaaattgagttacTGTAACCATTGAAGGTTTAATGGATGACATGAACATGATAAGTTTGTTATCTCAGTGATAATTTACTCTTTACTTAGCGTTCCCTAAATCCCTGCTAGTTGAATtagctgaattttttgtcacGTATCATCGCGTAAGTATACAAgtaataattagaaaaaatttccaggGGGCTGATGTGAATTCTTGTCAGCATGAACATGCTTACACAGCTTTACATTTTGCTGCGCTCAGTGGAAATGCAGACCTTTGTCATCTACTGATGTCCCATGGAGCTCGTTTAAGTGTCACCAATAGTGTGGGACGAACTCCAGCTCAAATGGCTGCGTTCGTTGGCAACCACAACTGTGTGGCTACGATAAACAATTTCATACCAAAGGCTGATATTGATCAATACATAATGCCACAAGGGCTTCAAATGGAACCTATGCTACCTCCGCATTTGGCTGATGcttttcacaaattcattaTGCAAGTCAACGTTCATCCCGTTAGAGTGGCGCTAAATCTACAAAGATGTCCTGGGctcttgaaaaatttagatAAGGTGATGTCacattattctatttttaatcCTATTCTATCTAAAAATAGACTCATAATCAGCCCATGAAGTATGAGCAACTTGTTTCACAAAGAATTTGTGTTTTagcgaaattgaaaaaaatccttaTTTCTCGTGAGTCTGAAACTGATTGTGAATTCGAATCATGGTGAATATGAAAGAACAATGTACGGAAATTTGCTATATTCTAGATCTCTGGTTGGCACGAGCTTTTGAACTTTTGTTGACAGCAAGTGGTTTAGGAACTGAGAATTCGTGAATGATTGaacaaaatacgaaataaaaacgaaCTTCCTTAAATTCATGAAACTGCAATACTAACTTATTAAAACTAATCaaggaaagttttttttttttggtattttacACATCAGGTTactgatatttattttccaatatAAACCTCATGTCTGCAACAATCTctaattttccaatttttgtcTTTAATTGTGAGTctataaaaattctatttaaTTCTATAATATCATTTAATTTGGATATCGGTCATTTGCATAGAAATTACCTTTGACGATTGCAGCAATTCTGTTATGGCTCAAAATTGGATTCAGTTATGCAAAATACCTAAAAGCAAATACAGTAGAATCCCAATTAACTGTGCTGCTCGGGACTGAAGAATCTACGGATAAGTGGAATCACAAGTAATTTGTTTACAGTGAATCTGAATTacaactaattttttattctgaaCAGTCAACATAATTCCTAATTATTGCATGAAAACTATGATTTAATGACTAGGTATTCTGTGTATATATTGGCATATAATTAAGCTATTTCCATACTTTGATATATGATATActagggtgctttttttttggactattttttttttttcggtcccatcgtgaaattttgttggaaatacaacaaaaaaaattccctgaaagattgagcccttaatattaatattaagtgctcgcccaaggcatgtaaagatttcccgcttaaaatacacgtaaactttaatttttttctttaaaacatctacagttcagaggcattctatggtgtagtctaggacgtcagtaggttttcttcggaatgaaatgctctacaaaagtgcTCATTGCGGTGAAGTCGTAACTCACACCGGCGAAGTCGTACGGGCcacccaaacccaattttttcatgaaattcttgtctttttgcccgtatctcgtaaataacaagagctacaaaaaaaaaaatatataacaaatttgtaggaaatttaattttctacaaaaaagtttcagaaaaccaaattgctaacatcgatatttattgaGATATTGGGCTTTTAAGGTGaggaagtatggaattttcatgaattattgagttaaattgtcgaattattgattgtcgaatatttttttgttttgtagctcttgtaattgtaatgacaagaattgtaattgtaatgacaagagctacaaaacaaaaaaatattcgacaatcaataattcgacaatttaactcaataattcatgaaaattccatacttcctCACCTTAAAAGCCCAATATCtcaataaatatcgatgttagcaatttggttttctggaacttttttgtaggaaattaaatgtcctacaaatttgttgaatatttttttttttagctcttgttatttacgagatacgggcaaaaagacaagaatttcatgaaaaaattgggtttgggtgGCCCGTACGACTTCGCCGGTGTGAGTTACGACTTCACCGCAATGAgcacttttgtagagcatttcattccgaagaaaacctactgacgtcctagactacaccatagaatgcctctgaactgtagatgttttaaagaaaaaaattaaagtttacgtgtattttaagcgggaaatctttacatgccttgggcgagcacttaatattaatattaagggctcaatctttcagggaattttttttgttgtatttccaacaaaatttcacgatgggaccgaaaaaaaaaaaatagtccaaaaaaaaagcaccctaatgatatacacatgtactttactcttttttttttaatatttagtAAATTTTGTTGGTTTCTTCTTTGGTTTTCTTCTATTACATGTTTCACTTGTCGAAGATGCTAATAGTAGATCGAATTACTGCCAACTTCCTGTTCGAAATAGTTCAGTATGAGTGTACTCGGTTGCTCACACGAAATGCAGAGGCGCTAGAGGGGACCACAGTTAAGCCAACCCTAGTTAAGTGGGGTTCTACCATATTCaacagaattttaaaaaaatacattttgaaTATGACAATTCTAGTTTTCAATTTGGAAAGAATGTTACCAACACATCTTGAAGATGaaatttcatagaattttcatatctcaatcattttcaaagtATCACAAATCAAGGAAAGAATGTTTGATTCGGTAcctgaaataaattatgcaTCCTATATCATCAGAAGGTTTGCCAGTACCTGGCACTCGCTAGTTATTATATACCTCTGAAGAGATAAGATGATCCCATGGttgattaaaattatataatagCAATTTCTAAACTATTGTGGAAAGGAAAAATTaagtatttcaattttatgataattttctttttttcatttaggaCTTGAGATGTATCAGAAATTTGCTTGTTTATAtaggtttaaaaattttggaatggGCAATGAAACGTTTAAGTTTTCATCGAACAGTGGTCCTTGCAGTTTTTATAATCAAGGATTCTTCacagaaagtaaaaaatttgccatTAAAAATAGAGATTGTGTAATTTCTATACTCACTTTCAATTGTTACCTGTATCATATACCTTTAATGTACCATTCAAcgttttttcatctcaatcaTTCAATATATCAAATGTATGTATCTTACATAATGAAACTTGTCATCATTTACAACAATTAATGTGACTGTTCTTATCCTAACTTCAGATACAAAAAGTCCTAGAAGTAATGCGACATAAGCAAATGAGGCAAGGAATGGAAACCAATGAAGTGATGGCATTCAAGTATCATTATCTCAGTTGCGTAACAGCAGAAGTAGCTAAATGCCAAAAGCGTCAAGAAGCTATGAAAGCTGAGAAATCCAACAAAGAGAGGAACAGTGAAGacagtgaagaaaaaaaatctgacccTGTTGAGCTGCttgtcagaaaatttttaaagagtAGTAAAAATGATGGCAATTCAGAGTATCAAGAAGCCTTTCTCAGAGAATCCGTTAGAGAATTTCCTTTCAGAGAGAGTACAATCTTTCGTCAGATGGTAGCTACTCTAGCAGGCACAGACCCGCCGTCTGCTGTATCAGTTATATCTGCTGCAATTAACGGGCAGCGAGGTTTTTCCGATAATATTCAAGTATGTGTTACTTGCGGAGAAGAAAAAGCCACGAAAAAATGTAGTAAGTGTAAAGCGGTACAATATTGCGATCGGGAA from Neodiprion virginianus isolate iyNeoVirg1 chromosome 3, iyNeoVirg1.1, whole genome shotgun sequence encodes the following:
- the LOC124300318 gene encoding ankyrin repeat and MYND domain-containing protein 2, encoding MALSTGSLTDLEKDIFKKISKNEIAELKSLLVANKNKIDFVDENGMTPLQHACYKGNKEIVQMLLDQGADVNSCQHEHAYTALHFAALSGNADLCHLLMSHGARLSVTNSVGRTPAQMAAFVGNHNCVATINNFIPKADIDQYIMPQGLQMEPMLPPHLADAFHKFIMQVNVHPVRVALNLQRCPGLLKNLDKIQKVLEVMRHKQMRQGMETNEVMAFKYHYLSCVTAEVAKCQKRQEAMKAEKSNKERNSEDSEEKKSDPVELLVRKFLKSSKNDGNSEYQEAFLRESVREFPFRESTIFRQMVATLAGTDPPSAVSVISAAINGQRGFSDNIQVCVTCGEEKATKKCSKCKAVQYCDRECQRLHWFMHKKSCARLGQISSVKLTDIDKAQVANAVSSRLQNLAVN